Below is a window of Pseudanabaenaceae cyanobacterium SKYG29 DNA.
TTGCGGTCCACCTGTAGAAGCGCCGATGGCAATAATCTTTATTGAGTCATGTTTTTCTGTCTGAATTTTAGGCTGGACTGCCTGTCTAGGAAGAGCACTAGAAGTAGGAGATGGTCGGAGGGGACGGGTAAAAACTTTCACCCCTGCTAAGATGCGAATTTTTTGCACAATTTCCGATCGATCGTAGTCCTCTAATAACCCTGTTTCTGGTTTAGCTACAACATCAATTGCTCCTGCTTCCAATAGCTGAAATACATTTTGTTCTTGCCCTTTACCCACTCCCACACTGATAACTAAAATTGGCTTGGGATAGCGGGACATGAGTTGTCTAGTTAACTCTAACCCATCCATCCCTTTCATATACAAATCAGTACAAACTACGTCAGGGTTGACCTTAGGGATTTGCAGCAGAGCGTCTATACCGTTAGTGGCAGTTCCCACTAATTTAATGTCAGGAGCAGAGTCAATGATATTACTAAGAACCTGCAGAGCGATCGGTGAATCTTCTACAACAAAAACCCCGATCGTCATACTCTCTTACTAGCTAATACTTTAATTTTAGTGATTAAGGTATCCCGCAATCTTTCGTAGTCCGTAGCTGTACCACTGGTAGGCTTGGGGAAGAAGTCTAGTGCCCCTGCTTGCATTAAATTGAAGATATTATCAACATCTGTGGGATGCACAGCATTGCTGATGACTAATACTGGACGGGGAAACTGTTGCATCACTGCCTTAGTGAACTCTAAACCATCCATATTAGGCATTTGCAAATCTGTACAAATTACATCGGGATTCGTACGGGCAATTACCTGCAATCCCTCTACCCCATCTGTTGCTGTACCTACTACTTCCACCTCCCCTGAAGAATTAATCAGCCGTTGGAGAATCTCCAAAGCCACGATCGAGTCTTCAATCAGCACTACCCTAATCTTACTCATGCAGCTAACCTCCTAATCGTACTTAACAACACACTTTGATCAAAATCACCTTTAGTAATGTAAGCATTAGCACCAGCTTTGAGTCCCCTTTCTCGGTCTTGGGCTTTAGCAAGGGTGGTGACAAGGATGATAGGAATTCTTGTGTTAGCTGACCTAATTCTTTGGGTCATTTCTATACCGTTGAGGTTAGGCATTTCTACGTCGGAAACCACCACATCAAATTTGTCCTGCTGAAACTTTTGCAGCCCATCCAACCCATCCACAGCAACAGTCACAAGATAACCTTCCTTTTCCAAGATACGTCTTAACTGAGTGCGAATCGGCAGAGAATCTTCTACTAGCAAAACTTTGAGGGGTGGCCTCTCTGGTGCTGTAAAACTATCTATGGAAGAGCAAGACTTACCGCTTAGCAATGCAGATACATTTAGGACATAACAAATACTGCCGTCACTGAGAAGAGTTGACCCTAACAGTTGTGGTGCCTTAACCAAGCTCACTTCCCGCAGTTGCACTTCTTGATAATCAGTAATGGCTTCTACAATTAAACCCTGCTTACTCTCGTTTGTCTGGACAATGACACAGGGGTAGACCTTATGCCTACCGCTACGATGTTGCTGCAAAATATCTGCTAAAAAGCTAACAGGCAGATTCTGCCCTTGCCAAATAATCTGGGGTCGATCGGCTACCATTACTACCTCCTCTGGTCGCACTAATAGGGAGGTTACTACATAATCGATCGGTATCCCATAGAAAACTCCGCTGCTCCTGACAACCAAGGTAGGAACAACACTGCGGTTAGCTCTTAAAATTAGGCGGAATACACATCCAACTCCCACTTGGGATTCTAATCGAATTTGACCCTGTAAACGATTGATTGCATCCTTTACTACGTCTAAACCAACACCTCTGCCAGAAATTTCACTGACCTCTGTTTTAGTAGAAAAGCCTGGACGAAATATGAGACTTTGTATCTCCTCCTTAGACATTAAAGCGAGTTCAGCAGGAGTAATAATACCTTTTTCTACAGCAGCCCGTCCAATTTTTTCTGTGTCCAGTCCCCGACCATCATCTGTTACCTCAATCAGGATTTCATTACCCTGCACCTTACCTACCAGGGATATATTGCCTGTAGCAGGCTTACCAAGAGCAACTCTTTCAGCAGGAGACTCTATACCGTGATCAATGGCATTGCGTAACAGATGGCTGAGGGGAGCTTTGATCTCCTCCAAAATCTTCCGATCGACGAGATTTTCTGCCCCTGTAATGGTGAAATTCACTTCTTTATTTTGACTCTTGGCAATGTCTCTGACTGTGCGGGGGAACAAATTGAAAATAGTAGAAAATGGTAGTAGTTGTAACTCTCTAATGTCCTGAGCTAGTTGTTCTGCAACCACCCTTAGACGAGTGCTATCATTTTCCAAGTTGGTCTGCAATTTGGGGAGAATTTCCCCTATACGGTTAAGAACAATCTCCTTCTGCTCACTTCTGCCAAGTATTACTTCTTCCCACAGCTGACTCAGACTACGCACTAGCTCTAATTGTCGACTCAAACGTTGCTGGGTAACTGCTATTTCTCCCGTGTATTGTAAAAGTGCATCTAGTTCAGATAACTCAACCCGTACTGTATCTAGTTGCTCAGGTTTAACTTCAATTTCAGGGGCAGTAGCAATCGGTTTAGTGTCTTTCTCTTCTTGGATTACCCTTTCCCTCTCCTGCGCTAATGCCAGAAGCGCTGCAAGGTCATCCTCACCTTCCTGAGATAGTTCTGGGACAGGAATTTCTGCTAGGGGAATCGGAGGAGTTGCTTCACTTTCTCCTAGAACTGCCATCATTTCCGCTGCAATGTGGAACGCACTGACATTGGCTGGTTCACCCGTTACTGCTTCCTGGGCGATTTTTTTGATAGCATCTAAACCTGTGAACAAGGTCTCAAATACACTAGGAGAAAATCGATGCGTACCTTGCTTAATACCACTGAGAATGTCTTCTAGGTGATGGGTAAGAGTCTCTGCATCTTTGACTCCCAACATCCGTGAGTCACCCTTCAGGGAGTGGGCGTGTCTTAGCAACTCCTCCAGCTTCTTTTGATCCTGAGGATTCCTTTCTAGGTGTAATAAGCCCTCCTCCAGCTTAGCTATATGCTCAGCACTAGCTACTTTGTAGAGGGATCGTAATTCCTCATCTTCTATCATCATAATTAAATTTGCTCCTTCAATAACGATATGGAATCTGATAACTGCCCCAGAGCTAGTTTTACTTGATTAACACCACTAGCAGACTCCTGTGCCCCTAGATTAATCGCATTCATTGCTGATACTGCCTGCTGTACTCCTACTGCTTGCTGCTTAGCACTGAGGGTAATCTGTTGGACATTCATAGATATTGTTTGGGCAGCACTGACGATATTATGGAAAAATTCTAGCGTAATTTGGGCTAGCTGCATGCTCTCTGCCGCTGTTTTTGTTCCCTGGTCTGTAACCATCACAGTTGAGTTGATGGAGGCTTGAATGTCTTTAACTAAGTCACCAATTTTTTCTGCTGAGGCTTTACTTTGGTCAGCTAGTTTGCGCACCTCCTGGGCTACAACTGTAAAACCTTTCCCCTGCTCCCCTGCCCTTGCTGCTTCTACCGCGGCATTGAGCGCCAGTATGTTTGTTTGATTGGCAATGTCTGCTACAAGTTGGGAGACCGCAGAAATCTGGGCTGTTTGCTCACTAAGGTGCACAATTTTTTCTGCAATGGCGGTAACATTGTCCTTAACCAGGCTAATTCCCTGGATAGTTTTCTGAACTGACTCACTTCCCGCCTGACACAATTCTAAACTCTTCTGGGCACTACTAGAAGCGGTAACTGCCTGCTCAGCTGATTGACGGGAAGATGCCCCTAGCTCCTCCATTGTGATGGTGGTTTGGTTAACAGAAACTGCTTGCTGGGAAATTACTTTTTCCTGCTCTACCATAGAACTGGAAATCTGGGCTGCTGTACTCGCAATTTCAGCGGTTGTACGCACTAACAACTGTATAATTCCCCTGACAAGCACGATCGTTAAAATTATTGCCCCAAAGACCAAAACTGTGGAGATCAGTTCAAATAGCCTCAATCTATTCTCCCGCTTTTTCGCCAAGTCCTCTGCTACTTTCACCGCCCGATCGGTGGTTTCAAAAAAGGACTCACTCAGGGCAAATAATTCTTTTGGATCAGGGTTAGGTTGGCTAACTAGCTCATCAATGGGACGAAATTCCCTCTGTACCTGTGTCATGATTTCTTGATAGCCTCGATCGTTAATTTTAGGCAAGCCAAGTTCCCGATCGCCGTTCAGCAATCCGTTGATTCTTTTGTTGGTTCTGTCCTTAAGTTTAGCAATCGTTTCAGGGTTACCACCAAACAACTTCAACTTGACTAACCTCTGTGTTCCCCCTCGCACTAAGCCTGACTGATTAACTACAGGTGCAATCTCTGTGATACTGTTAGCCAGAATGGTGACAATAATTTCAATAATCCCAACAGCTACAATACTACCAACAACTACTGCCCCTTTAGTCTGAACTTTCATATCTCCCAGAACCTCCTAGCATTGTAGTTATTGTTTCTAACATCTGTTGTAGGTTACAAAAGTAGTGAAGATAACATTAAATTTGCTCCTTCAGCAATTGTGCCGACTCCGATAGTTGCTGGATAGCTGATTTGACTTGCGCCACACTGGCACTAGCTTCTTTCGCTCCCAAGTTAATCGCATTCATCGCCGACACTGCTTGTTGGACTCCCACCGCCTGTTGTTTGGCACTAAGGGCTATTTGCTGGGTACTGACCGCAATCGTTTCTACTGCCTTTACCAAGTTTTCAAACGCCCGCAAAGTCTCCTGGGCTAGTCGCATACTCTCATTGGCTGTCTTTGTCCCTTGATCAGTCACCATTACAGACGAATTGATCGAAGATTGGATTTCTCTGATGAGATTGCTGATTTTCTCGGCGGATGCCTTACTCTGGTCTGCCAGTTTACGTACTTCTTGAGCTACAACACCAAAACCCTTACCCTGCTCCCCTGCTCTAGCGGCTTCTACTGCAGCATTCAAAGCGAGAATGTTGGTCTGATTGGCAATGTCGGCCACCAGGTCAGATACTGTGGAGATCTGGGCAGTTTGTTCACTCAGTTGCACAATCTTCTCAGCGATCGATGTCACCGTATCTTTGACTGCAATGATACCTTGTAGTGTCCTCTGTACTGATTCGCTACCTGTATTACACAACTCCAAGCTTTTCTGAGCAGTGGAAGAAGAGGCAATGGCTTGTTCAGCAGACTGACGGGAAGAAGCTCCCAACTCCTCCATTGTAGTTGTAGTCTGATTGACAGAGACAGCCTGTTGTGAGATGACTTTTTCCTGCTCTGCCATAGAAGCAGCAATCTGGGAAGTAATGCTGGCAAATTCTGCCACTGTTTTGTTGGTACCTTGGGCAATCGACTGAACTATAAGAACAGCCATCACTACACCAATCAGGATAGTTAGTATGAGGGCTGACAGTGCGTAATAAATAGTAAGATTAGCACTACGCACTACTAAATTTCGCTTAGATGTGTAGTTTTCTCGCGCTAGATTGGCAAGTTCGTCTGCAACTCTTCTAGTATCAGCTGCCAAGCTTTCCCTCTCATCTGAGTACCATAAATTTTCTGCTTCTGCCTTTTTACCAGTGGTTAATAGTTGGATGAACCGATCGTTAAGTTCCTGATTTTTGGCAAGTAGATTCTCTAGCTCCCTATACTTAGTTTCTATCACGGTGAAGTTCAGCAAGTTAGGTCTTGAGTCGACAATCTGTTGTATCTTAGCTAGATGGTCTCGTTGAACTTTGTTAAATTGGTCAATCCTTTCCACAGAAGTTGTTCGTTTGCCAGCCGCTAATAATAACTCAGCTAACTCGTAGTTAATAGCAGTGCCAGTTACTTGTGTCGCAAGTGACTCCTCAACCAACTGTTTACTCTGGTCTCTTTCCTGCCGATACCTGTTAGTATTCCTTGTTTCGTAAAAAACTAGGACTGTTGCAACTATAGATATAGCAATAGGGATAGAGTAGGCTACCAGAAATTTGCCCCTCAATTTGAGACGATTAAGCATAGGCTATTGTTGTAACTCCCTTCATCAACACCTAAATCTGATCCCTGAGAAATTGAGCTGATTCTGACAGTTGTTGGATAGCTGCCTTGACCTGGGCTACACTGGCACTGGCTTCTTTCGCCGCCAAATTGATGGCATTCATGGCAGACACTGCTTGCTGCACTCCCACTGCCTGTTGCTTCGAACTCAAGGCTATCTGCTGCGTGTTCATTGCGATCGTCTCCACTGCCTTCACTATGCTCTCAAACGCCTGCAACGTCTCCTGGGCTAGTCTCATACTTTCATTGGCTGTCTTTGTCCCCTCATCCGTCACCATCACTGTCGAGTTGATGGAAGACTGTATTTCTCTAATCAGATGGCTAATTTTGTCTGCGGATGCCTTGCTCTGGTCTGCCAGTTTGCGTACTTCCTGGGCTACGACAGCAAAGCCTTTGCCTTGCTCCCCTGCTCTGGCGGCTTCTACTGCTGCATTCAAAGCGAGAATATTGGTCTGATTGGCGATGTCGGCTACCAGGTCAGATACTGTGGAGATCTGGGCGGTTTGCTCGCTCAGGTGGACAATTTTGTCTGCGATTGCCGTGACCTTATCTTTGACTGTGCTGATGCCCTGGAGGGTTTTGTTGACGGAATCACTGCCTGTGTGGCAGAGTTCCAAGCTCTTTTGGGCGTTGGTAGAGGAGGCGATAGCTTGTTCAGCAGACTGACGGGAAGAGGCTCCCAACTCCTCCATCGTGGTTGTGGTTTGGTTGACAGATACAGCTTGCTGAGAGATAACTTTCTCCTGCTCTGCCATAGAAGCAGCAATCTCAGAGGTGATACTAGCAAGTTCTGTGGTGGTTTTACTAATGCTCCTGGTGACTAACCGAGTAATAAATACACCAGCTGCAGGGGAAACAAGTACCGTTAGTAACAAACCTAGTAGGGAGAATGTAATGCTGCGATTAAGCGCATTAGTCGTTAGCTGCCGCTTGAACGTTGAAGTTTCTCGAACTAATTTGTTAATCTCCTCAGTTAAGGATATAATCTGATCAATCAATTGTTGATGTTCAGAAGAAAACCACAACTTAGTTGCTTCTGCGAGTTTGCCATTGGTAGCTAAATCTAAAGTCCTTTGGCTAACCTGCTTATTCTTCAATATTAGTTCTTCCAAGCTGCGAATTTTATCCTTAACTTGATCAAAATTAAGAAGATCAGGTTTAGCTCCAATTATCTCATTCTTCTTGCTTAGTAGTTCTTGTTGCCGTTTTCGTAGTTCATCCACCCGCCTTAGGTTGTCAGACTGTCGAGCGTTAGACAATAAATACTCGGTGACTTTGTGGTCAATGCTAGTTGTCACAAAACCATCCTCTAGCAGGAGAAACAAGAGATTGTTAGCAGTACGGCTATCTGTCAGGTACTTACGGGTATTCCTTATCTCCGCAAAAATTAACAGAGTAGAAAGGAAAGCAATAACGATCGGTATGGCATAGCCACTCAAAATTTTACCCCGTAACTTCAGTCGATCAAACATAAGCTACCTCCCTCCACTAGAGCTTACTGAGTACTTCCTGCAAGTTAACAATCGTAATTAATTCGCCTCCAAGTATAGCGGTACCCATAATTCCCTGTCTAGCTTCTTTGGCAATGTTCACTACTGTTTTATCCACATCAATATCAACTATGCCCCTAATCTCGTCTGTGGCAACGCCCACGTTTACCTTGTCAGAATGTACCACGATCGCTTTGTTTTTGTTTCGCTCAGTAGTCTTCAGACCCAAGAAGTTACGGATGTTGATAATGGTGAGGATTTCACTCCGCACATTGACTGTGCCCATCACAAATGGGGGGCTAAATGGAGTAGGGACAGGCTGTTCTAGGACTATAAATTCTCGCACCTCTTCTATGGGAAACCCCATCAGTTCATTGTCTATTTCAGCAATAGCAAGGGGAAATTGTTCTCGGCTCTCTTCTATTTTCTGTTGGCTTAGGTTAATGCGCCGTTGATAGAATACTGCTTGCTCTTGGGGGGTAGCAGTAGGAGCAAATCGGTTGTAAAAATCCCCTAAATCGTGGCTAACATCGACTGTGGCAACCTCACTCACAGCCAAAGGCGATCGGATGAGGGTAGCAGGATTGACTAGGGGCAAAACTGTATCACCTACTCTCCCCACACCCATTAGAAAGTTGCTCAGAGGAGGGCTAAATGCCTCGCTAAGTTCCTCCGTCCGATCGGGGGTTATCTCCAGAATTTCCGCCACCCGCTCGACAATTACCCCGACAGCCACCCCTTCCACACTAACTACTACCAGGTTATCCGTAACTTTACAGCTTGGCTCACCTACCCCCAACCGCTTAGCTAGATGTATTACTGGCAAAGTTTGCCCCCGCCGATCGACTATTCCTATAACATCACCAGGAGCATCAGGTAGGGGTGTAATTTCTGGCAGCAGGAGAAT
It encodes the following:
- the cheB gene encoding chemotaxis-specific protein-glutamate methyltransferase CheB, with the translated sequence MTIGVFVVEDSPIALQVLSNIIDSAPDIKLVGTATNGIDALLQIPKVNPDVVCTDLYMKGMDGLELTRQLMSRYPKPILVISVGVGKGQEQNVFQLLEAGAIDVVAKPETGLLEDYDRSEIVQKIRILAGVKVFTRPLRPSPTSSALPRQAVQPKIQTEKHDSIKIIAIGASTGGPQAVGKILCQLPKDFPLPILCTQHISIGFLDGLVNWMNQECQLRVKIAEVGEELQPGIVYYAPDQFNLEVSKYGKIILSPPYEMERHCPSVNVMFRSVALNYGSACMGILLTGMGDDGAQGLQTIALAGGVTVAQDEEGCAVFGMPKAAIDLGVVQHTLKIEAISQFIMNYL
- a CDS encoding response regulator, which codes for MSKIRVVLIEDSIVALEILQRLINSSGEVEVVGTATDGVEGLQVIARTNPDVICTDLQMPNMDGLEFTKAVMQQFPRPVLVISNAVHPTDVDNIFNLMQAGALDFFPKPTSGTATDYERLRDTLITKIKVLASKRV
- a CDS encoding response regulator — protein: MMIEDEELRSLYKVASAEHIAKLEEGLLHLERNPQDQKKLEELLRHAHSLKGDSRMLGVKDAETLTHHLEDILSGIKQGTHRFSPSVFETLFTGLDAIKKIAQEAVTGEPANVSAFHIAAEMMAVLGESEATPPIPLAEIPVPELSQEGEDDLAALLALAQERERVIQEEKDTKPIATAPEIEVKPEQLDTVRVELSELDALLQYTGEIAVTQQRLSRQLELVRSLSQLWEEVILGRSEQKEIVLNRIGEILPKLQTNLENDSTRLRVVAEQLAQDIRELQLLPFSTIFNLFPRTVRDIAKSQNKEVNFTITGAENLVDRKILEEIKAPLSHLLRNAIDHGIESPAERVALGKPATGNISLVGKVQGNEILIEVTDDGRGLDTEKIGRAAVEKGIITPAELALMSKEEIQSLIFRPGFSTKTEVSEISGRGVGLDVVKDAINRLQGQIRLESQVGVGCVFRLILRANRSVVPTLVVRSSGVFYGIPIDYVVTSLLVRPEEVVMVADRPQIIWQGQNLPVSFLADILQQHRSGRHKVYPCVIVQTNESKQGLIVEAITDYQEVQLREVSLVKAPQLLGSTLLSDGSICYVLNVSALLSGKSCSSIDSFTAPERPPLKVLLVEDSLPIRTQLRRILEKEGYLVTVAVDGLDGLQKFQQDKFDVVVSDVEMPNLNGIEMTQRIRSANTRIPIILVTTLAKAQDRERGLKAGANAYITKGDFDQSVLLSTIRRLAA
- a CDS encoding methyl-accepting chemotaxis protein, producing MKVQTKGAVVVGSIVAVGIIEIIVTILANSITEIAPVVNQSGLVRGGTQRLVKLKLFGGNPETIAKLKDRTNKRINGLLNGDRELGLPKINDRGYQEIMTQVQREFRPIDELVSQPNPDPKELFALSESFFETTDRAVKVAEDLAKKRENRLRLFELISTVLVFGAIILTIVLVRGIIQLLVRTTAEIASTAAQISSSMVEQEKVISQQAVSVNQTTITMEELGASSRQSAEQAVTASSSAQKSLELCQAGSESVQKTIQGISLVKDNVTAIAEKIVHLSEQTAQISAVSQLVADIANQTNILALNAAVEAARAGEQGKGFTVVAQEVRKLADQSKASAEKIGDLVKDIQASINSTVMVTDQGTKTAAESMQLAQITLEFFHNIVSAAQTISMNVQQITLSAKQQAVGVQQAVSAMNAINLGAQESASGVNQVKLALGQLSDSISLLKEQI
- a CDS encoding methyl-accepting chemotaxis protein: MEELGASSRQSAEQAIASSSTAQKSLELCNTGSESVQRTLQGIIAVKDTVTSIAEKIVQLSEQTAQISTVSDLVADIANQTNILALNAAVEAARAGEQGKGFGVVAQEVRKLADQSKASAEKISNLIREIQSSINSSVMVTDQGTKTANESMRLAQETLRAFENLVKAVETIAVSTQQIALSAKQQAVGVQQAVSAMNAINLGAKEASASVAQVKSAIQQLSESAQLLKEQI
- a CDS encoding methyl-accepting chemotaxis protein; amino-acid sequence: MFDRLKLRGKILSGYAIPIVIAFLSTLLIFAEIRNTRKYLTDSRTANNLLFLLLEDGFVTTSIDHKVTEYLLSNARQSDNLRRVDELRKRQQELLSKKNEIIGAKPDLLNFDQVKDKIRSLEELILKNKQVSQRTLDLATNGKLAEATKLWFSSEHQQLIDQIISLTEEINKLVRETSTFKRQLTTNALNRSITFSLLGLLLTVLVSPAAGVFITRLVTRSISKTTTELASITSEIAASMAEQEKVISQQAVSVNQTTTTMEELGASSRQSAEQAIASSTNAQKSLELCHTGSDSVNKTLQGISTVKDKVTAIADKIVHLSEQTAQISTVSDLVADIANQTNILALNAAVEAARAGEQGKGFAVVAQEVRKLADQSKASADKISHLIREIQSSINSTVMVTDEGTKTANESMRLAQETLQAFESIVKAVETIAMNTQQIALSSKQQAVGVQQAVSAMNAINLAAKEASASVAQVKAAIQQLSESAQFLRDQI
- a CDS encoding chemotaxis protein CheW; translation: MFSYLQIGLHAQTYGLPLEIVEEILLLPEITPLPDAPGDVIGIVDRRGQTLPVIHLAKRLGVGEPSCKVTDNLVVVSVEGVAVGVIVERVAEILEITPDRTEELSEAFSPPLSNFLMGVGRVGDTVLPLVNPATLIRSPLAVSEVATVDVSHDLGDFYNRFAPTATPQEQAVFYQRRINLSQQKIEESREQFPLAIAEIDNELMGFPIEEVREFIVLEQPVPTPFSPPFVMGTVNVRSEILTIINIRNFLGLKTTERNKNKAIVVHSDKVNVGVATDEIRGIVDIDVDKTVVNIAKEARQGIMGTAILGGELITIVNLQEVLSKL